CGCCCGCCTGTATAGCGAGATGATCACCGCCAGTGCCCTGCTGCGCGGCGCGACCCGCCGCTGGCTCGCCCATCATCCCGCGGAACACCCGCTGGCCTTGCAGCTGGGCGGCGGCGAGGCCGCCGCACTGGCCTGCGCCGCCCGCCTGGCGGCCGACGCGGGTTTTGACGAAATCAACCTCAACGTGGGCTGTCCCTCTGACCGGGTCCATGCCGGACGTTTCGGCGCCTGCCTGATGGCGGAACCGGAGCGGGTGGCGGAGAGCGTCGCGGCCATGAGGGCGGCGGTACGGGTGCCGGTCACGGTGAAAACCCGCCTCGGCATCGACCACCACGACAGCTATGAATTTCTCCACCGCTTCGTTTCCACGGTGGCAGAGGCGGGCTGCACCACCTTCATCATTCACGCCCGCAAAGCCTGGCTGCGGGGGCTGAGCCCCAGGGAAAACCGCAGCGTGCCGCCACTGGACTACGCGCGGGTGTATCGCCTCAAGCAGGACTTTCCCCAGTTGACGATAGTCATCAACGGCGGCATCACCACCCTTGAGCAAAGTGCCGCCCACCTGCCACGGGTGGACGGCGTGATGCTGGGCCGGGCCGTGTATCACGATCCTTATCTGCTGGCCGCCGTGGACCGAAGCCTGTTCGGCGACCCCACCCCGGCCCCCAGCCGCCACGAGGTCGTGGCACGCCTGCAGCCCTATGTGGCCACCCAGCTCGCCCGGGGCACCCCCTTGCAGGCCATCAGCCGCCATCTCCTGGGCTTGTTCCAGGGCCAGCCCGGCGCCCGCGCGTGGCGCCGGCATTTGAGCGAACAGGCCCACCGCCAGGGTGCCGACGGCCGGGTCTTGCTTGACGCCGCCCGGCAAGTCAGACGGCGGGGATAGTGCCCACGGCGCCCTTTACCAGCGCCTGAACCGCATCAGCAGGATTCCGCCCCATTGATGCAGGATCAGCCCCGCCACAATCAATGCTGTGCCCAAAGCCACCGCGACGCTGACCGGCTCCCGATTGAGGTAGTGCCCCAAGAACAGCGCCAACACGGGCGTGACGAACAAAATCAGACTCACCTGACTGGCGCTGCTCTGCTGCAGGGCATAGAAGTACAGGAGAAAACCCAGCACCGAACCGAACACACCCAGGTAGACGATGGACCAGGCCGCTTTTTCCGGCATGGCCACCGGCCCGGGGGCGCCGGCCAGGGCCCAGGTAAGCACAAACAACAGGGTGGACACCAGCACCGTGCCCGCCGTCAGGGGCACAGGGTCCAGGTGCCCGCCGTATTTCTTGGTCCCCACTGCGCTCACGGCGCTCAACACCACGGCCAGCAAAACAGCCGCCACCCCTTCCAGGCCCTCCGCCCCCAGATTCAGGCTGTCGCCAAAGATCAGCACCAGACCCGCCAAGCCCAACAGCATGCCACCTGCTTTTGGCCCGGTGAGGGCGCGTTCGCCCAGACACCAGGCAGCCAATACGCTGGTGCATAAGGGCGTCAGGCCGAACAACACCGACACCCAGCCGGAGGGGATGAAACGCGCGCCCCAGTACACGCACAACAGGGCGCCGTAAATGCTGATGCTGGCCATGCCATAGCCCAACAGCGCCCGGCGCCCCAGCGGCAAACGGCGGCGCAGCAAGGCCAGGATCAACAGGCACAAGGCCACGCCGATCACCATACGGCTGGTGACCCCGAACAAGTAACCCGGACCCTCGCAGCTCCACTTCACCGCCAAAGGGGTGGTGGACCAGATGAGAATCACGCCCGCGTAGGCGGCCGGCAGTGACATGTTTGCGCTCCCCGAAATGCAAAAAGGCCGCGGATCCTTGCGGGTCCGCGGCCTTCGTAGAGTGATCTTGAGACTTATCGAATGTACTTAGAAACGGGGTCGATAAGTGTGCTCCGCGAGCGACCGCAAACCGGCTGAGCCGCCTGCCCAGGGCAGGTGGAAGGCTGCTTGTCGGCGGATAATGCGGTGCGCGCTGAACATGGAGGTGAGTCTGCCAGCAGCGCGAAAGCGCTGTCAAGCAAGGGATGATGGCGTTTCAATGACGATGTCGTCGAAACTCGCCACCTGGAGGTGGGCGGCCCCGCCATCGATATCGCCGTCGCGCACCAGCCAGCGCGTGGCCATGCCCGCGGCGGCGGCGGCGTCCAGCTCTTCTTTGACGTCGGACAAAAACAAGATGTGGCCGGGCGGCAGGGCAATCTGCGCGGCAATGCGCCGGTAGGAAGCGGTGTCCCGCTTGGGGCCGCTGGTGGTGTCGAAAAAGCCCTGAAACAAACCGCTGAGGTCACCGAAATCGCTGTGGGCAAAATACAGCTTCTGCGCCTGCGCGGAGCCGGAGGAGTACACATAGAGACGCAAACCCTGCGCGCGCCAGGCTTTCAAACACCGGGCGGCGTCCTCGTATATGTGGCCGGTGAAATGGCCGGCACGGAAACCCTGCTCCCAGATCATGCCCTGCAGGGCTTTGAGGGGCGTGGCCTTGCGGTCCTCATCCGTCCATGTCTCCAGCACGCGCACGGCCTCGTCGTCAGTCATATCCACCTTGCACAGGGCCCGGGTCTCGTCCAGGCAGCGCCGGACCGCGGACTCGTGGCCATGGTCCCGAACGAAGTCGGCAAGGCGTGCGCGGGCATAGGGAAACAGCACCTCTTTGACAAAGTTCAAAGACGAAGTGGTCCCCTCAATGTCGGTGAGGATGGCCCGGATCACGGCTGCCCGGCCAGGAAGGCGTCCAGGGTGGGCAGGCGCCGGGCAATATCACTGCCGGTATAGTGGGCCACCCAGCCTTCGGGGTTGGTGAACAGGCGGATGCATGTGAGTTCAGGCTGCTCGCCCATGTCAAACCAGTGGGGCATGCGGGCAGGCACGCTGATGAGATCCCCTTGCCGGCAATAGACGGCATACACCTTGTCCCCCGCGTGGATGTAAAACAGGCCCCCGCCGGCGACGAAAAACCGCACTTCGAATTCGCTGTGGGTATGTTCGTCGAGGAATTTCTGACGCAGGGCGGCCTTGCCGGGATGATCGGCACTGAGGCTGATCACGTCCGCGGCCTGGAAGCCGTAGTGGCGCTTGAGGCGGTCTACGGGACGACGGTAAGCCGCCAGGATGTCATCCTGGCCCGCGCCCGCGGCCAGCTTCTCCTCCGCTTCCCAGCGCTCGAACAACACGCCCACGCCATCCAGGCGGGCGCTGATGCGAGCGGCGTCTGCCTCCGATTCGAGCAGGCGCCCGCCTTCGTCAAAAATGGCCAGCCGGCTCATTGAAACACCCTCCGCCTGTTCAGTCCTCATCCAGCAGCTCAGGCGACCAGCCCTGCTCCCGGGCCCGGGCCACCGCCGCGGCGTGAATGCGCAGGTGGCGCTGCCGCAGGTCTTGCGGCAGTTTCGCTACCGAGTAGCCGTGCTCGGCCCAAGCCTCGGACACTTGGTCGTATAATTTCTGAATGCGGTCCAAACCCCAGCCGGCGCAAGTCTCACCTTCCGGCAGAAAACCGAACACCCAGGCATCGCGGATAATCGTGCCGGTGGGATTCATGCCGCCGTATTCATCCTGGTCCAGACCCACATACACCCTCTCGCGCCCCATGATCAACCTCCAGCACTGGTCGCAGGCGGGACAATGTACGCTTTCCCGTGGCGCCGCTCAAGAACCCCCCGCCGCATCCGACACACAAGCTGTCACCCAAATCCAGCGCCATGGAAGACCGGTGCCGCGGCCAGTTCCGCTGAGTGGCACCGGCCACCACCGCCTGAAAATACTCATGAGCCCAGGGGCCTCCCACCGGAGCAGCACCCCGGCCGGGGAGAAACAGCGATGAAACCTTCTTTGGAAACCGCCGCCCTGGCCACCCTGGCCGCGCTGGGACTGGGGCTGATCGCCGCACCCTACGGTATGGGTGTCATTTTCGAACACCAATACCAAGAAGCGCTGTCCCGGTGGGCCGAGGCTTCAGGGCTGAAGGTGGACATTGCGAATTACCAGCGGGGCTGGTTCACCTCAGAGGCAAGGCTTGCAGCACACCTCAGCCCACCCTATTCCCCCGCCGGCACGGGGGCCCGGGCGATGGTGCTGAATATTCACCAACGCATCGAACACGGCCCTTTGTATTCCAGCACCGGCACGGCCCTGGGCGGCGCTTTGGCCGTGGTCACCAGCACCCTGACCCTCCCCCCCCAGATCAGCAAGGCCCTGACTGGGGTGCTGGAAAAACAAGCGGTCGCGGGCGCCTCCACGGTGGTGGCCTTGGACAGCACTTCCCGTACGGAGCTCGAGCTTGCCGCGTTCTCCCGCCCTTATTCCAACGGGGCCGACACGCTGGCCTGGCACGGCATGCGTGGCACCCTCGCCATCACCGAGGGCGGAACACGTATCGTCTTCCGGGCCCGGGCACCCGGCCTGGACATCAGAACGAGCGAGGGACAGCACGTCACACTCAAAGGGCTCCGGCTCCGTGGCGACTACCGGCGCGGGGCGCACGAGTTGTGGCTGGGCAAAACCCACTGGACACTGCGATTGTTCGATGCCGGAGGCTTGCCGGGAAGCGCTGGCGGCATCGCGTTGGAAAAGCTGACACTGACCGCCTGGTCCTCGGCCCAGGGGGACAGCCAGGACAGCCTCAACTCCGGTTTGAAAATCGCATTCGACAAACTGGTGGCGGGCGGCCGCTCCCTGGACACCGGCCTGTTGGATCTGGAACTGCGCAAGCTGGACGCGGCCACCGTGGCCCTCATGAACAAAGAAATGAAGCGCTTGCGCACCAGGGGCGCCTCGCCCCAGGACGTACCGGGACCGCCAGTCCAGCTGTTGCAACAAGCGGTGCCCAGACTCCTGGCACGCTCGCCGGAACTGGACTTGAAACGTCTCGCGTTCACCACCGACCAGGGTGCGGTGAACGGCCGGCTGCTGCTCACCGTGGACAAGGCGGAAAATCTCAGCCTGGCACCCCAGGATCTGCCCTTGTTGCTGAACAAAGTGCGCCTGGAGGCAGAACTCACGCTGCCGGTGAACATGCTGCGCGACCGCCTGACCACACCCATCCGGCAGCGCCTGATGAACAGGCAGGATCCCTGGAGCGCCCAGTCGTCCGTCAGCGATGCCGACATCGCGCGCGCGGTACGTCAGCAGCTGGCCATGCTGGAAGGCAAAGGTTATCTGATTCGCCGCGGCACCCAGTATCAGAGCCGTTTGCGCTTCAAAGCGGGCCGGCTCACCATTAACAACCACCCCGCCGATGACGTGATCGGCATGGTCATGATGGGCCGGTGAGGCACAGACCCGGCGGGCATGGCAGCGCACCTGAACACGGCGCCGGGCCCCACCGGGACACCCCTCAGCGACGTAAAGGCCCGCGCAGCCGTTCCATAAAATAGCCCACGCAATCTTGCTGCATGACGGTTTGGTCCAGGGTCAGCATGGCCGGCATAACCGGCCGCCGCAACCTTATGTCCCGGCCGTTTTGTTGCAGAAAACGGCCGGTCAGGTCCTCCCCGCCCTCACCCCACACCTGTAACGGCGCCTCGCCGGTGGCATCGGCATGGGCCAGGAGGGTTCCCGCGGGCAGTTCCTGAAAGTTCAGCCTGTCGAAATCGGGCACAAAACGAATCCAGCCGCCATCGCACGGACGGTTGGGTCTGGATGCACCACTGCCGTGCGCCAGCCTGAGCACCGCGACGGTGTGAAACAGCTCAATGTCGTGGGCGGCGGGAGGCCGAGCCGGCAGATCGCTCAGATGCAAACAGGCGGACAAAAAACGGGCGGCATGATCCACCCCCGCCTGCTCCCCCACTTTGCCGCATTCCAGCGTGACGGCCGGGCAAAGCCCGGCGAAAGCCATGGACTGCACCCCGGTGGGCCGCAGGAAATAAACCACAGTGCGGCTGAACAATACGGCCAGACTCAAAAAGCGCGCGTCCAGCCTGTTGACACAGGCATAGTGGGGATTGGTGCCGGTATTGTTGTGCACATCCACGCTGGCGAAGACACCCAGCCGTGCCATTTCGTCCACCACCGCCTGCATCACCCGTTCTTCGGCGCAGCCAGTTGCCCCGCCGCCGGGCCAGACGCGGTTGTAATCCGGCTGGCCCGGCAGGCGCCGCTGCCCTTCGCGGGCCGCCGCGACGTTGCCCACGAAAAGGGACAAGGCCCGCGGCAAGGCCCTGCCACCACATTCGCCCAGCAGTCTTTGCACGGCCCGCCACCCCACATCTTCATTGCCGTGCAACAACACCGAAACGAACAACGGAGGGGAACGCCGGCCGGGCAGGTGGATCAGGGTCGGGCCGGGCAGCACTTCATGCAGGGCCCGGGCGCTTTTGCCCAACAAGCCCCGGGGCAGGGCATGCAACACCGTCAACTCTGGCGCGCTCCTGCCCGACCGGCCGGGGGACTTCACCCGATATCCCATTCGTGCACCGCAATGCCGGTATCGGAACGGTCGCGATAAGCCCGCGTCAAAGCCGCCATGTCCCGCCCGTGTTTGGCGACAAAAGCCCTTTGCCAGGCGCTGCCCGTGCATTCCCGGGCAACGCGTTCTTCAATCACAGCCAGGTAACGGTCAATGAGCTCGGCGGCGACATCCATCCCTTCCAGGCCGTTGCGCGCCATGGGCAGCAAGCTGTGCAGCACCAGCATTTTCATATTGTGCCTGGAACCGTCCAGCCAACAGGGGTGAGACGAAAGTCCCAACCGCGCCGCTTCGTAAAAATTGTCCCGCGCCCCCTCAAAGGGCAGCACCAGTTCCGGCGCCACATCACGCTGCGCCAACTGTTCGACCAGGCCGTAGAAAAACGCGGCATTGGCCATTTGATCCACCACCGTGGGCCCTGCGGCCATGACCCGGTGTTCGATACGCAGGTGCGGCCGCCCTTCACTGTCCCAGCCCAGCAACGGCCGGTTCCAACGCCAGATCGTACCGTTGTGCAAACGCAAATGCGCCAGCCGTTCCGCGCCGCCACAGAAATGAACGGGCAGCAAGGGGGGATAATGCTCCTTGTTTTCACGAAAGACTTCAGCGATGCTTTCACTCACATAGCCGCTGCCAAAAGTCACCCGCCGCACCGGCCCGCTCGCCGCGCCGGAAAAGCCACCGGCTTCCACCGCCTGCTCAAACAAAGGAATGCGGGTTTCCTCCCACAGGTCTTTGCCGAACAAAAATGGCGCATTGGCGGCAATGGCCACACAGGGCGCGGAACAGATCATCGCCGCGTTGTAGTAGCGCCTCGATGCCGCCGCCGGCACCTGCAAATGCACCTGGAACGAGGTCGCCGCGGCTTCCAGCATCACGTCATGGTGAACGCTGGTCAAATGGTCATGACCGACAATGTCCAGACGCATGGGGCGCCCTTTGCGCCCTTTCAACACCTGCTCGTTCAGCGCCGCATAGCGTCGCAAGGAAGACATGTTTCCCGGCGTCAGATCGCTGTCCCGAACCGTGGGCAGAATGCCGGTCATCACCATGCGCGCACCGAGGGACCGGGCGGCCCGGTCACAGGCCGACCAGCGTTGTTGCAGCGCTTTTTCCAGCCGCCTCAGCCCCTCACCGGCAATGGCCTGGGGATCAACGTTGAGTTCCACGTTGTACCGGGCCAGCTCGGCCACCACCAGATCATCCCCCAGCCGGGCCAAAAACGCATCGTTGAGCGGCGCCGGGCGGCCGTCCTCCCACACCAGCCACGCCTCCAGCTCAAAACCGCCGACGCCCGCCCGCTCGCTGAGCCGGTGCTCGCTGATCAGCGTCAGCACCCGCGCCGTCTCCTCCTGCAAACAACGTTGATAACGCCGAAAGTCAGCGGGCTCGAAGCTGCAATGGTCAATTTCCTGCCCCATCGTACCTGCTTTCTATTTGTAAGCCTGGCCCAGGCGACGGATAAAATTCATATATTTCAATATAGTAGCGCGGGCGCGCGGTCTTTCAACACAAACGCCCGGCCGCTGCCGGTGGGGGAAGGCGAACGGGACCGGGCACGAACCCATTGATGAAAACCGTCTCCCGCATCCAACAACAGGGCAGGGCCCGTCTGCTTCCAGGCAGGCCGTGGCACCGTTTCGGGAAATGTCCCATCGCCTTGCAGTGAGGTCAATCCCGTATACAATAATGGATTGGGAAACTCAAGGAGAGGGTATTACCCTCAATAAGAACAAGGAAACCGCCGGTTCAGCCCGCATCCGGTGACACGGGAAACGCGGGTGCTTGCACGAAGAGAAACCAAAAAAACCACGTTTCGACTGTCGCCGCTTTCAGATCAAGACGTCGCGTGCTTTTGGGGATGCGATCAGCACGCACTGCAGCGAAAATCCTGAGTCAAACGAACTTCTCGGACAAGGACGACTGGCTTCGGCAGGGGGCAAGGCACCGGTTGAACAGTGCGGTTGAATAATCACAGACAAGCCACCTTGATTTGGGGAGGGGAGAACATGCCAGTCCGTTTTTGTATTTTAGGTTCTTTGTTGATACCGCTGCTGGTCCTGTCCGGCTGCGCCCATCAGGCCGGTCTCACAGAAGGCGAAAACCCGGCCGCAGCGGAAACCGCCACAGGGGCGGAGGCAGGCGAGACCGTGGCGGCCACCGAAGAAGAAACACCTCCGGCAGAGGAGACCGCTGCCGTTGAAGTCATCCCCATGGATGAGGAAAGCAGCGCTGAAGGCGATCTGGCCACCGCCGAAGTCAGCGGCGGGGAGGGCACCGCCGACACCGCTGCCGAAGCGGCACCGGCGGCGGACACCGGTGGCGCAGCCCTGGCGGAAAAACTCCTGCCCATTCCGCCGGCGGACGTGATTGCCGCCATCAAACG
The nucleotide sequence above comes from Gammaproteobacteria bacterium. Encoded proteins:
- the dusA gene encoding tRNA dihydrouridine(20/20a) synthase DusA, with product MERPPQTATHSPWRFCVAPMLDWTDRHCRYFLRLLSRRARLYSEMITASALLRGATRRWLAHHPAEHPLALQLGGGEAAALACAARLAADAGFDEINLNVGCPSDRVHAGRFGACLMAEPERVAESVAAMRAAVRVPVTVKTRLGIDHHDSYEFLHRFVSTVAEAGCTTFIIHARKAWLRGLSPRENRSVPPLDYARVYRLKQDFPQLTIVINGGITTLEQSAAHLPRVDGVMLGRAVYHDPYLLAAVDRSLFGDPTPAPSRHEVVARLQPYVATQLARGTPLQAISRHLLGLFQGQPGARAWRRHLSEQAHRQGADGRVLLDAARQVRRRG
- a CDS encoding DMT family transporter, with the protein product MSLPAAYAGVILIWSTTPLAVKWSCEGPGYLFGVTSRMVIGVALCLLILALLRRRLPLGRRALLGYGMASISIYGALLCVYWGARFIPSGWVSVLFGLTPLCTSVLAAWCLGERALTGPKAGGMLLGLAGLVLIFGDSLNLGAEGLEGVAAVLLAVVLSAVSAVGTKKYGGHLDPVPLTAGTVLVSTLLFVLTWALAGAPGPVAMPEKAAWSIVYLGVFGSVLGFLLYFYALQQSSASQVSLILFVTPVLALFLGHYLNREPVSVAVALGTALIVAGLILHQWGGILLMRFRRW
- the mtnC gene encoding acireductone synthase translates to MIRAILTDIEGTTSSLNFVKEVLFPYARARLADFVRDHGHESAVRRCLDETRALCKVDMTDDEAVRVLETWTDEDRKATPLKALQGMIWEQGFRAGHFTGHIYEDAARCLKAWRAQGLRLYVYSSGSAQAQKLYFAHSDFGDLSGLFQGFFDTTSGPKRDTASYRRIAAQIALPPGHILFLSDVKEELDAAAAAGMATRWLVRDGDIDGGAAHLQVASFDDIVIETPSSLA
- a CDS encoding cupin is translated as MSRLAIFDEGGRLLESEADAARISARLDGVGVLFERWEAEEKLAAGAGQDDILAAYRRPVDRLKRHYGFQAADVISLSADHPGKAALRQKFLDEHTHSEFEVRFFVAGGGLFYIHAGDKVYAVYCRQGDLISVPARMPHWFDMGEQPELTCIRLFTNPEGWVAHYTGSDIARRLPTLDAFLAGQP
- a CDS encoding DUF945 domain-containing protein, with translation MYAFPWRRSRTPRRIRHTSCHPNPAPWKTGAAASSAEWHRPPPPENTHEPRGLPPEQHPGRGETAMKPSLETAALATLAALGLGLIAAPYGMGVIFEHQYQEALSRWAEASGLKVDIANYQRGWFTSEARLAAHLSPPYSPAGTGARAMVLNIHQRIEHGPLYSSTGTALGGALAVVTSTLTLPPQISKALTGVLEKQAVAGASTVVALDSTSRTELELAAFSRPYSNGADTLAWHGMRGTLAITEGGTRIVFRARAPGLDIRTSEGQHVTLKGLRLRGDYRRGAHELWLGKTHWTLRLFDAGGLPGSAGGIALEKLTLTAWSSAQGDSQDSLNSGLKIAFDKLVAGGRSLDTGLLDLELRKLDAATVALMNKEMKRLRTRGASPQDVPGPPVQLLQQAVPRLLARSPELDLKRLAFTTDQGAVNGRLLLTVDKAENLSLAPQDLPLLLNKVRLEAELTLPVNMLRDRLTTPIRQRLMNRQDPWSAQSSVSDADIARAVRQQLAMLEGKGYLIRRGTQYQSRLRFKAGRLTINNHPADDVIGMVMMGR
- a CDS encoding peptidase M14 — its product is MGYRVKSPGRSGRSAPELTVLHALPRGLLGKSARALHEVLPGPTLIHLPGRRSPPLFVSVLLHGNEDVGWRAVQRLLGECGGRALPRALSLFVGNVAAAREGQRRLPGQPDYNRVWPGGGATGCAEERVMQAVVDEMARLGVFASVDVHNNTGTNPHYACVNRLDARFLSLAVLFSRTVVYFLRPTGVQSMAFAGLCPAVTLECGKVGEQAGVDHAARFLSACLHLSDLPARPPAAHDIELFHTVAVLRLAHGSGASRPNRPCDGGWIRFVPDFDRLNFQELPAGTLLAHADATGEAPLQVWGEGGEDLTGRFLQQNGRDIRLRRPVMPAMLTLDQTVMQQDCVGYFMERLRGPLRR
- a CDS encoding glutamate--cysteine ligase, coding for MGQEIDHCSFEPADFRRYQRCLQEETARVLTLISEHRLSERAGVGGFELEAWLVWEDGRPAPLNDAFLARLGDDLVVAELARYNVELNVDPQAIAGEGLRRLEKALQQRWSACDRAARSLGARMVMTGILPTVRDSDLTPGNMSSLRRYAALNEQVLKGRKGRPMRLDIVGHDHLTSVHHDVMLEAAATSFQVHLQVPAAASRRYYNAAMICSAPCVAIAANAPFLFGKDLWEETRIPLFEQAVEAGGFSGAASGPVRRVTFGSGYVSESIAEVFRENKEHYPPLLPVHFCGGAERLAHLRLHNGTIWRWNRPLLGWDSEGRPHLRIEHRVMAAGPTVVDQMANAAFFYGLVEQLAQRDVAPELVLPFEGARDNFYEAARLGLSSHPCWLDGSRHNMKMLVLHSLLPMARNGLEGMDVAAELIDRYLAVIEERVARECTGSAWQRAFVAKHGRDMAALTRAYRDRSDTGIAVHEWDIG